GGTCTCGGCACCCTCGCGGAAGACCCCGGTGAAGGCGATGAGGCCGATGATCCAGAGCCGCCGCGTCAGGCGGGCCTGGTCGATCCGTCGCTGCACGTCCCCTTTGATCGACCGGGCGTGCTGGCGCATCCACCAGCCGTGCCACGTCAACAAGATTACGGCGGCGAAGACGACGACGGCACTGACGACGTCGGGCCCGAGATCGAGCAACGGGCCGGAGAGGAAGCTGACGGCGACCCCGGCGGCGATGCTCGCCAGCAGGCCCAGCGCTCCACCGGCCGTGGCGTACCGGTAATAGGCGCGACCCCCGATCTTGTCGAGGTAGGTGTAGACGATCCCCAGGACGAGCGCGGCTTCGAAAGCCTCACGGAGCGTGACGACGAACGTGGCGCCCACCCCTCTTACTCCACGACGAGGCGCCCCTTGGCCGTCGCCTCGTGATACTCGCCGACGAATGGGTAGGTTCCGGGCTTGAGCGCGGGCATCCGCAGGCGGACCGTCTTGCCCGCGGGAATCACCTTTTCGAGGCGAAGGTCCCGGCTCTCGAACTCCTCCGCTCCCCGGTCCTTGTTGGTGATGACGAGGACGAACGGCGCGCCGGCCTTGACCCGGATCTCCTCGGGCTGGAACCGATGCTTCTCGATCGTCAGCGCGATCTCACGCGGGACGTCGGCGGCTCGGGGGACGCCGGCCGGCAGGGCCAGGCCGGCCAGCGCACCGATCGCCAGCAGTCCGATCATGCGGGCCATGGATGAACCTCACCTGTGATTTGACATTAGGCATACCTAATCCAGACGATTCTGTCAACCGAGACTCCCCGCGGGACGGGCAGGCCCTGCCGGGTGTTGCGTCAGACGCGCCAGAGCAGCTGGGCCAGGCCCCCCTCCGAGTCATCTCTAATTTAGCGGGCGTGTCGGAAGGGCCGCCGTTCGAGCGCCGGCCCCGCCGGCGCAGCCGATCCTGGGGGAGGTTTCGGAGGGGGCCGTGGCGGCCCCCTCCGATGATCTAGTGCCGTTCCAACTTGTTGATACTAAATCTGTCCACGAACGACGTACACGGTGCCTTCCTAGGCGCGAATAGTTGGAACGGCACTAGCGGCGGAGCCAGTGGAAGAACTTCCGCCACCAGTCCACGATCTGCTCGCCCACGCCGTGCTCCTGGCAGGGCGGCGGCACCGTCCCCTCCAGAAAAGTCTCGCGAGCCACCAGCGGACAGAAGCGGTTGGCCGCCTTGCCGTTGCTGAGGTCGATGTCCGCCTGCGTCACCCCCGGCGGCACGGCGAAGTCCGGCGCGGGATAGGCCTCCAGCGCCTGGCGCATGAAGTCGGCCCAGATGGGCAGGGCCGCCTGCGCGCCGCTGAGCCCGTGCGGCTCGCCGCTGTCGAATCCGACCCAGACCAGCGTTACCAGATTTGGAGCGTAACCGACGAACCAGGCGTCGCGCCCATCGTTCGTCGTTCCCGTCTTGCCGGCCACCGGGCCCGCCACGCCGAGCGTGCGCGCGGAGGCGCCCGTGCCCGACACGATCACGCCCTGGAGGAGCGAGGTCATCAGATAGGCCTCGGCGGCCGGCACGGCCTGCTTCAGTTCGGGCTCGGGCAGCGTCACTGCCCCCCCGTCGTCCTCCCACACCGCGCGCACGCTGGTGACGGTGTCGGCGCGGACACCGCCGTTCGAGAACGGCAGGTACGCGCGGGCCAGCTCGAGCGGCGTGACCTCGAAGGCGCCGAGCGCCATCGCCGGAACGGGGGACAGGGGGCTGGCGATCCCCAGCGCGCGCGCCGTCTCAATCACGGCGCCGAGGCCGATCTCCTGGGCGATCCGCACCGTCGCCGCGTTGAGCGATTGCTCGAGCGCGCGGCGCACCGTCACGCGCCCCTCGTAACGGTCCTCGTAGTTGCGGGGGCTCCATTCCTTGTCCCCGACGTCGAGCGTGAGCGGGGTGTCGTCCACGAAGGTCGCGGCCGTGAACGCGGGCTCGCCGCCGCCCCGCCGCAGCGCGGCCAGGAAGACGAAGGGCTTGAACGCCGAGCCCGGCTGGCGGCGGGCCAGGACGGCCCGGTTGAACTGGCTCGTCTGATAGTCCCGGCCCCCGACCAGCGCCCGGATCTGCCCCGTCTCGGGGTCGAGCACGATCAGCGCCGCCTGCAGGCGCTCGGCGGGATCCTTGGCGCGCGCGCCCGGCCGGCTGCCTTCCAGCCGTTCGAGCCCGCGCTTCACCGCCGCCTCGGCGAAGCGCTGGAGGGCCAGGTCCAGTGAGGTGAAGACGCGCGCGCCACCGCGGGCCTCGATGGTTCCGTCGCCCATCCGGTGCTCGATCTCCTGACGGACGTAGTCCGCGAAGTAGGGCGCCGATTGCCCGGGCGCCGGCGCCGGCTGCAGGCGGATCGGCTCCCGGCGCGCCGTCTGGTACTCGGCCTCGGAGATCCGGCCCAGCGAGCGCAGGCGCGCCAGCACGACGTCGCGCCGCTGCCGGGCGCGGTCGGGGTTGAGGACGGGGGAGTAGCTGTTGGGCGCGCGCACCATTCCGGCCAGCAGCGCCGCCTCGGCGAGCGTGAGCTGGTGCACCTCCTTGCGGAAGTACGCCCGCGCCGCCGAGCCGACGCCGCGGATCGCCAGCGAGCCGCGCTGTCCCAGGTACGTCTCGTTGAGGTAGGCCTCGAGGATCTGCTCCTTCGTGTAGCGCCATTCGAGCACGGCCGCCAGCCAGGCCTCGCGGAGCTTGCGCCCGAACGTCCGCTGCGAGCCGAGGAGGCGGTTCTTGACGAGCTGCTGGGTGATCGTGCTGCCCCCTTGCGTCACCCGGCCGGCCCTGAGGTTGACCCACACCGCCCGCAGGAGGCCGCGGAGATCGACGCCGCCGTGCTCGAAGAACCGGTGATCCTCCGCGCCCAGCACCGCGTGCAGGAGCACCAGCGGCATCTCCCCCAGGCGCACCGGTCGGTAGTCCTCACCGGGACGGTCGCCGACGCTGGCCAGCACCTCGGGCTCGAGGGCGGCGGCCGGCAGCGACTCGTCCTCGCGCGTCACCCGCACGATCCGGTCCCTCTCCAGCTCCAGGCGCACGCGGGCCGAGCGGCGCCCG
This sequence is a window from Candidatus Methylomirabilota bacterium. Protein-coding genes within it:
- a CDS encoding cupredoxin domain-containing protein — its product is MARMIGLLAIGALAGLALPAGVPRAADVPREIALTIEKHRFQPEEIRVKAGAPFVLVITNKDRGAEEFESRDLRLEKVIPAGKTVRLRMPALKPGTYPFVGEYHEATAKGRLVVE
- a CDS encoding PBP1A family penicillin-binding protein; this translates as MSPFLPALLARLRRANPLVLALLAAGVALGLALTGLVTYTAIELARFDRVTARHATFIYAAAQPLAPGINARAIDLAGTLERLRYREVPVAPTAPGQFYRTADAWEVFLRGIEESGGRRSARVRLELERDRIVRVTREDESLPAAALEPEVLASVGDRPGEDYRPVRLGEMPLVLLHAVLGAEDHRFFEHGGVDLRGLLRAVWVNLRAGRVTQGGSTITQQLVKNRLLGSQRTFGRKLREAWLAAVLEWRYTKEQILEAYLNETYLGQRGSLAIRGVGSAARAYFRKEVHQLTLAEAALLAGMVRAPNSYSPVLNPDRARQRRDVVLARLRSLGRISEAEYQTARREPIRLQPAPAPGQSAPYFADYVRQEIEHRMGDGTIEARGGARVFTSLDLALQRFAEAAVKRGLERLEGSRPGARAKDPAERLQAALIVLDPETGQIRALVGGRDYQTSQFNRAVLARRQPGSAFKPFVFLAALRRGGGEPAFTAATFVDDTPLTLDVGDKEWSPRNYEDRYEGRVTVRRALEQSLNAATVRIAQEIGLGAVIETARALGIASPLSPVPAMALGAFEVTPLELARAYLPFSNGGVRADTVTSVRAVWEDDGGAVTLPEPELKQAVPAAEAYLMTSLLQGVIVSGTGASARTLGVAGPVAGKTGTTNDGRDAWFVGYAPNLVTLVWVGFDSGEPHGLSGAQAALPIWADFMRQALEAYPAPDFAVPPGVTQADIDLSNGKAANRFCPLVARETFLEGTVPPPCQEHGVGEQIVDWWRKFFHWLRR